The Henckelia pumila isolate YLH828 chromosome 2, ASM3356847v2, whole genome shotgun sequence genome includes a window with the following:
- the LOC140879475 gene encoding subtilisin-like protease SBT1.4: MAESKLCPIIFLCCLVSICLLPCAISSDGQETFIVHVSRSLKPASFSSHRHWYASIVRSLPSHHRPSKILYTYTRAIRGFSVRLSPAQAAAIRRVPGVLSVVPDAVRHLHTTHTPRFLGLQDSFGLWPNSDYADDVIVGVLDTGIWPERASFSDEGLSPVPSSWKGSCVDAPDFPSSLCNKKIIGARAFYLGYEAARGQTMKASNASYSPRDTEGHGTHTSSTAAGSRVVNASLFGYALGEARGMAVKARIAVYKICWSEGCYDSDILAAMERAIADGVDVISLSVGANGYPPPYAFDSIAIGAFGAAERGIVVSCSAGNSGPDSYTAVNIAPWILTVGASTLDREFPADVTLGDGRIYGGVSLYAGESLTEEKLPLVYAAECGSRYCYSGSLDSSKVTGKIVICDRGGNARVEKGNAVHIAGGAGMILANLEDSGEELLADSHFIPATMVGQKAGDKIRAYARSDPNPTATITFRGTVIGKSPSAPRVASFSSRGPNYRTREILKPDVIAPGVNILAGWTGYIGPTDLETDTRKVEFNIISGTSMSCPHVSGLAALLRKAYPKWSPAAIKSALMTTAYNVDNSGAKFTDLATGSESNPLVHGAGHVDPNRALDPGLIYDLATSDYVAFLCTIGYSPKLISVFTANTSIDCDAVGLKTPGNLNYPSFSVYFSGRNKEVNYTRVVKNVGKEKDAVYEVNVTAPPGVYITVSPSKLVFSEDKDTLSYEITFESVISNAEIENLSSTKGSHGSIEWTDGGSHRVRSPVVVLWHGSSVEAM, translated from the coding sequence ATGGCAGAATCGAAGCTTTGTCCGATCATCTTTTTGTGCTGTCTGGTCTCTATCTGTCTACTCCCCTGCGCCATCTCCTCCGATGGCCAGGAGACCTTTATCGTCCATGTTTCCAGATCCCTGAAGCCCGCCTCCTTCTCCTCCCACCGCCACTGGTACGCTTCCATCGTCCGATCCCTCCCATCGCATCACCGCCCTTCCAAGATCCTCTACACCTACACCCGAGCCATACGAGGTTTCTCCGTCCGCCTCTCGCCGGCTCAGGCCGCGGCCATCCGCCGCGTCCCGGGTGTTCTTTCGGTGGTGCCGGACGCCGTCCGTCACCTCCACACCACCCATACTCCGCGTTTTCTTGGTTTACAGGACTCGTTTGGTCTGTGGCCTAACTCCGATTACGCGGATGATGTGATCGTGGGAGTTCTTGACACCGGAATCTGGCCGGAGAGGGCGAGCTTCTCCGATGAAGGGCTGTCCCCGGTGCCTTCGTCCTGGAAGGGTTCTTGCGTGGATGCCCCTGATTTTCCTTCCTCCTTGTGTAACAAGAAAATCATCGGTGCTCGAGCTTTTTATTTAGGCTACGAGGCTGCGCGAGGCCAAACGATGAAGGCATCGAATGCGTCGTACTCTCCGAGAGATACGGAAGGCCACGGGACGCATACATCGTCGACCGCAGCTGGATCGAGAGTGGTCAACGCTAGTCTGTTTGGATATGCGCTGGGCGAAGCTAGAGGAATGGCCGTGAAAGCGAGGATTGCAGTGTATAAGATTTGCTGGTCTGAAGGGTGCTACGATTCGGATATCTTAGCAGCGATGGAACGAGCTATTGCAGATGGCGTGGATGTAATTTCACTTTCAGTTGGTGCTAATGGCTACCCCCCGCCCTATGCTTTTGACTCCATTGCAATCGGAGCTTTTGGAGCCGCTGAGCGTGGAATTGTGGTGTCTTGCTCCGCGGGGAACTCCGGCCCAGACTCGTACACGGCTGTGAATATTGCTCCATGGATTTTGACCGTCGGTGCCTCCACGTTAGACCGGGAGTTCCCAGCTGATGTGACTCTCGGAGATGGAAGGATATACGGAGGCGTATCCCTGTACGCAGGCGAGTCTCTGACCGAGGAAAAGCTTCCATTAGTATACGCCGCGGAATGTGGGAGCAGGTATTGCTACTCCGGCAGTCTCGACTCCTCCAAAGTCACCGGAAAAATCGTCATCTGCGATCGCGGCGGGAATGCGAGAGTTGAGAAAGGAAACGCTGTACATATTGCCGGCGGAGCCGGCATGATTCTGGCAAATCTTGAAGATTCCGGCGAGGAACTTCTCGCGGATTCACATTTCATCCCCGCCACCATGGTTGGCCAAAAGGCAGGTGACAAAATCCGTGCTTACGCACGCTCAGATCCTAATCCCACCGCCACAATCACATTCCGTGGCACAGTCATCGGCAAATCTCCCTCTGCACCACGAGTTGCATCATTCTCTAGCCGCGGACCGAACTATCGAACCAGGGAGATTCTTAAACCCGATGTGATTGCTCCTGGAGTCAATATCCTAGCTGGTTGGACTGGATATATCGGGCCAACTGATTTGGAAACAGATACAAGAAAGGTCGAATTCAATATCATTTCTGGTACATCAATGTCCTGTCCTCATGTAAGCGGCTTAGCCGCATTGTTGCGAAAAGCTTACCCAAAGTGGTCACCTGCGGCTATCAAGTCTGCTTTAATGACCACGGCTTACAATGTCGATAACTCCGGAGCCAAATTTACGGACCTTGCCACCGGCTCTGAGTCGAACCCATTGGTTCATGGGGCTGGCCATGTTGATCCCAACAGGGCATTGGATCCTGGGCTGATCTACGACTTAGCAACCAGCGACTATGTAGCGTTTTTGTGCACCATTGGCTATAGTCCAAAGCTAATTTCTGTGTTTACTGCCAATACTTCTATAGACTGTGATGCAGTGGGGTTGAAAACTCCAGGGAATTTGAACTACCCTTCGTTTTCTGTCTATTTCTCCGGTCGCAACAAGGAGGTAAACTACACCAGAGTGGTGAAAAATGTAGGAAAGGAGAAGGATGCAGTGTATGAAGTGAATGTGACTGCTCCTCCAGGTGTTTACATCACTGTttcacctagcaaattggtgtTTAGTGAGGACAAGGATACTTTATCGTATGAAATAACATTCGAGAGCGTCATTAGTAACGCTGAAATCGAGAACTTGAGTAGCACCAAGGGTTCACACGGGTCGATAGAGTGGACGGATGGTGGCAGCCACCGTGTGAGGAGCCCAGTCGTAGTTTTGTGGCACGGGAGCTCGGTGGAGGCGATGTGA